GAATAAGAGGATTAAGGCGGATATTGTGGATGAGGAGAAGCAAGAGAAGGAGATATTGAAGCAGATTGAGAGGGCCGGGCAGTCGATGCCGGCTGCAGTGCCGTCCAATGGTCTGGGGCCTGAATCTGTGAGGGAGGTGAATTTAGAGAATGGGGCGAAGATAGGATTCTCGCTCGCGAAACAGGAGGTTAAAGAAAGAGGGGAGAGTTCCAAGTTGGTTTTCGAGGAAACGGATAACGATAGGGGCGAGAAAAGGAAGGGCGGTCCGGGTGGCGAGCCGAAGAAGAGCGCCAAGTCTGCGCTCGAGGAGTTGatgaaagaagaggagaagaagaaggagcggTTCAATAGGAAGGACTATTGGTTGTGTGAAGGGATTGTTGTGAAGGTGATGAGCAAGGCACTGGCTGATAAAGGTTATTATAAGCAGAAAGGTGTTGTTCGAAAGGTGATTGATAAGTATGTGGGCGAGATCGAGATGCTCGAGAACAAGCATGTGTTGAGGGTGGACCAGGAGGAGTTGGAGACTGTGATTCCGCAAATCGGGGGCTTGGTGAGAATTGTAAACGGCGCGTATCGAGGCTCGAGTGCAAGGTTGCTGGGGATAAACACGGAGAAATTTTGCGCGAAAGTGCAGATAGAGAAAGGTGTCTATGATGGGAGGGTGATTCCTGCTGTTGAGTATGAAGATATATGTAAAGCAGCACAATGAGGTTGGTGCTTGGTGCTTAGATATACCTATTCATATAACTCTGAATTTCTCTGAGTCATCCTTCAAAATCAGGTCAATATGTTTGATGTTGATGATAAGCCCAGCATTCTTGTTGATTTGTATATGCAGGCTGACTTATGGTTTATGCATCTTTGAATAGTTGGTCGGAAAGCTGCCATACTTCTGCTATGCTATGATTCTTTGTATGTTCGGTTGTCTTTGTGATTTATGCATGATGATTCAAGTCAACTGATCGATAAATCGGGATATCTGTCACCTAACTGTCTTGTGTTCATTAAATTGTACCCCTGTTTTGGCTACAGAAATGTTCCTGGTTGTGTACTGGTTTCCTACATGCAGTCTCCGAGCATGCGCTGGTTTCCGATATGCTTTTCATGTTACTCGTAAGTTCTTTTGTTAGCCACCGGCAGCTTATTTAGTGgaatttcatttcatcttgGCGTTGTCTTCTGACTCTGTATCGACTATGCagtgtgtttttgtttttttttgggtcgaacagTGTGTTGTTTAGTTCTTGTACAACTTTTGTTTGCACGGAGAAGGTCTTGGACCTTGGTGCACTGAATGGAGAATAGGCGTTTtaaagatttttgtttttttttttgggggggggagaggCAGACTCTCTCGCAGTAATTTGCATGATATGATGGAATGATGTTATCTGATTGGTGCCATGCAGATGTTGAGGATTTTGACTCACTGAACATGGGTAATGTGCAAGCGAAAGAACATGAGGAGTTTGAACACAAGTAGTTTCTTCTGTTTACTCGAAAGAAGGAATCGTGTCCTTTCTTCATGTCCGATTTTCGAAAAGAAGAGCCCATTCGATGCGGCGGCTCTAGGGTTATGGACGAGTCAAGGGAGGTTGAATCATCT
This genomic interval from Rhodamnia argentea isolate NSW1041297 chromosome 4, ASM2092103v1, whole genome shotgun sequence contains the following:
- the LOC115751007 gene encoding KIN17-like protein; this encodes MGKNEFLTPKAIANRIKAKGLQKLRWYCQMCQKQCRDENGFKCHCMSESHQRQMQVFGQNPHRIVDGYSEEFETSFLEHMKRSHRFSRVAATVVYNEYIHDRHHVHMNSTQWATLTEFVKYLGRTGKCKVEETPKGWFITYIDRDSETLFKERQKNKRIKADIVDEEKQEKEILKQIERAGQSMPAAVPSNGLGPESVREVNLENGAKIGFSLAKQEVKERGESSKLVFEETDNDRGEKRKGGPGGEPKKSAKSALEELMKEEEKKKERFNRKDYWLCEGIVVKVMSKALADKGYYKQKGVVRKVIDKYVGEIEMLENKHVLRVDQEELETVIPQIGGLVRIVNGAYRGSSARLLGINTEKFCAKVQIEKGVYDGRVIPAVEYEDICKAAQ